The window GCGCGTAGTCGGGGAAACGGAATCCTCAAGTGAACCGCTCGACTTCTTCGGATTGCGGGCTCGTAGATCAGCGGCAGATCGCTTCCTTCGCAAGGAAGAGGCCCGGGGTTCAAATCCCCGCGAGTCCATTCCGTTCGGTCGTTCCTTCGCGAGAGTTGTTCCCGACAGTGGCACCGCCGCGTGCTCCCTCGACCACCGGAGCCGAGCAGCGGGACACGGGCCGAGAGCCCCCACGCCCTGCGTCCGGAGACAACTATTTGCGGCGTCTACCGGGATACGGCGTATGGGTAACGAAGACGAGTCCCGACCAGGGGAAGCCAGAGACCCGCCACCCGTTCTCGAGGACGTGTCGACGCCGGGCGAGCGGGTTCCGGCGACGGAAGCGGCGGCCAGGGAGGCCGGGCACGAAGGGCCGTTCGAACGGCACCCTGTGTACGAAATCCGTGAGGCATCGGACCCGCCTGTAGACGTGCCAGTGCCGGGGATTCGCTGTGAGAACTGCGGACGGAAGGGGACCGAGCCGGCCGACTTCGAGGAGACGGAGTGCAGGTCGATAGACCCCGGAGCCCTCGCGAAGAGCGAGACGGATTCCTCCGAGGGCGAGTGACGCCGCGTGGTGACTGCAACGGGCGGCGTCCGCCCGCGGCGAATGCGTGGCCTCGGGAGCACGCGCTTTCGCGTACGACCACCAGCAGGGGGGAGCGCCGGGAGCCGAGGGACTTCGGCCCGTCCTCGGAGGGGCCCGTCGGCAAGCCGGGTCGCCGCGGGCCCGCACTTGTGGCCACCGTTCTAAGAGGAGACGACGAGAGGAGTCAGTCCCCGCTGGAGCGGGCCTTGTCGAACCGACTCGCCGGCAGGAGTAGCTCCTCGAGTCCCGGCAGATGCTTCACGTTGAACACGACCTGCATCTCGTCGGAGACGGGGGCACTCACGCAGGAGAGCCGGATGCCGCGGTCGATCCACTCCTGCGGGAGGATGTGGCTGGAGTGCATCGGCATCTCGCCGTCGATGACGGCGACGGCACAGTTGGTACAGGCGCCGCCACGGCAGGCGAAGGGCCATGCGTGGCCTGCTTCCTCGGCCGCTTCGAGCAGCGGCGTCCCCGGGTCGGCGACGAAGGTCCCGTAGTCGTCCCCGTCGAGGTCCGTGTCGGCGGCCTTCTCGAACAGGTCCGCGTCGGTCAGCTCCCAGCCCTGGTCGGCGAGCGCCTGGTAGTCGAGGTACTCGACGGTGACACCGGCCGCATCCGGTTCGTCGGGCTCGGTGCCCTCGTCCTCCGGCGCCGGCGTCGCTCCGTTCTCGCTGGGGTCGTACCCGTTCTCGATGCGCTCGTAGGCCCGACGGATGCGCTGGAACTCGGCCGCGGAGCCGCCGTGGTCCGGGTGCGCCTCGAACACGCGTTCTCGGTACGCCTGCTCGATGGTTTCGTCGTCGGCCTCGGGGTCGACCCCGAGCACGTCGAACGGAGATGCCACGTTCGAGCGTAGGCAGTCGGGCCGGTAAAACCTGCTTCTCGCGGTAACCGGGCCGAGTCCGTCGTCAGCGTATGAATCACCTTACAGAACCGGTCTGTTTATATGACTGTATCTCATCGGTGCGAACAGTTGGCATGAGTTTGTATCCCACGGGGCAGTGGTTGGAATCCTTCGGGCGCGCACTCGACCGAAGCCGCAGGCTCGACACGATCGCCTCGGGCTGGGGTGTGGGATTCAACGGGGACGTGATGCTGGTCATCGACGACATTCCGCTGGCCGAGACCACGCTCGGTGACCTGCCCGACCCGGTGCTGGCGGACCTGCCGGAGAACATCCGGGCCGGCGTCAGCGATGTCTCGCTCGAGGAGGCCCCCGAGCGGTTCGGGGAGACGTTGCGCCCCTCGCTGCCCGCGAACGTACAGGACCTGCTCTATCAGATCGAGACGAAGGTACACGACGGGACGATCTACGCCTATGTCGGGCTCGAGGAGGGTCAGTGCACCGGAACCGAGGTCCTCGACGACCCGACCGAGAAGGACGTGGGCTACGTCGTGAAGGGCCCGTACCAGACCTGGCGGCGCATCGTCGACGGCCGCCCGGTCACCTCGGCGTGGCTGAACGGCGACCTGGTCATCGAGGGGAACAAGGTGCGGCTCCTCCGGCACGGCTCGGTCCTCCAGGTCGTGGGTGACGTCGCCGCCGACGTGGAGACGACCCATCTCTTCCCCGGCGAGGCCGCCACCCCCGGCGAACTCGTGCTCGACGAGGCCGTCCGCCAGCCCATCGCCGTCGGCCTCCTGGCCGAACAGCAGGCCAGCCTCGTCACGAATACGCTCAGCCCGTTCTGACGCGTTCGGCCCGGAACGCCTTCGAGTCGTCCCGCCGCCCGTTCGACCCGTACCGTTACGTGACCGTCACCCGAGGGTCCAGCCATGCCAGCCAAGGTGACCGCCGCACCGACCGGATACGAGGAGGGGCTCCGCTGGGCCCATGGCGTCGAGTGGCTCGTCCATCCCGAGGAGACGATGGAGCGTGCCAGCACGGCGCTCGCGACCGACGAGGGCGTCTACCTCGTGGACCCGCTCGACGCGCCCGGCGTCGACGACCTGCTCGCCGAGTTCGGCGAGGTCGCGGGTGTCGTCCTCCTGTCGAACCACCACACCCGCGACGCGGGGCTGTTCGCGCGGCGCCACGACGTGCCCGTCTACGTGGGCGGGGGCGTCCCCGACGAGGAACTTCCCGACCTCACGGTTCCCATCGAGCGCGTCGGCGCGGGCGAGCGACTGGGAGATTACGAGTTCGTCGAGGTCGCGACCGGGACGGCGCTGGGCGCGCCCTGGTACGAGTACGCGCTCTGGAACGGTGAGACGCTGCGTGTCAGCGAGTGTGTCGGGACGGCCGAGTACATGCGTGTGGGCGACGAGCCACTGGGCGTGATGACGATGCGCCGGCGCCACCCGCCGACGGCGCTCCGGGGCCTCGAACCGGAGCGAATCTGCTCCGGCCACGGTCGGGGGCTCGACGAGAACGCCGCCGCGGCGCTGGAGGCGGCCATCGCGAACGCCGAGGACGACTTCGCGAAGGCGCTGCTGACGAACGGTCTCGACCAGGCCCGGACGGTGCTAGCGGCGCTCCGGTCGGACCTGCGGGACTGACCGACCAGTCGCTCCCCGGCGGACCCGGACTCGTCCGTCGGTCGGGCGACGGCTTCAAGTTCACTTGTCCGAAGACAACCACAGTGACTCGACAGCGACACCCGGCTGGAGGTGCCCGATGACCCGGTTCGTCCTCGTTGCGGGGGGCACCGCCACCGCCGAGATCGAGGGCATCAGCGCCGCCGGGGCCGACCCGGCGCTGATGGCCCACACGCCCAGTGCGGACGCCGAGATCGTCCTCCACGGCGAGCCGACCGCGGCGCCTGTCGTCCCGGTCAGCCCCGCCGGCTGTCCGACCCCTGCCGTCGTGACACGGGCGGTCCGCGAACTCCTCGACTTCGACGCGGCCGTCGTCGACGCCGGGCTGTCGGCTCCGACGGGTGCCGAGACGACGGCACTCGCCGACGGGCCCGGCGCCGACATCCGGACCGCCGAGGCGGTGCCCGACGCCGGTGAAATCGTCGAGCGAGCCCGGAACCACGGCCGCACCCTCGCGGCCGAGACAGACGACCTGTGGCTCGCCGAGACCATCCCCGGCGGGACGACGACGGCGCTCGGGACGCTGGCGGCGCTGGGGGAGCCAGCGACCGTCTCCTCCTCGCTGCCGGCGAACCCGCTCGACCTGAAGCGGCGGGTGGTCCGCGAGGGACTCGACGCGAGCAGCATCGACACCGGTGCCCACGCTGACGCCCCCGTGGCGGCCGTGCGGGCGATGGGCGACCCGACGCTGGCGGCGACGCTCGGCCTCGTGCAGGGCGCCGCCGACGCCGGAGCGACCGTGACGCTCGCGGGCGGGACCCAGCAGGCGACGGCGGCGTTG of the Haloglomus salinum genome contains:
- the fer gene encoding ferredoxin Fer; translation: MASPFDVLGVDPEADDETIEQAYRERVFEAHPDHGGSAAEFQRIRRAYERIENGYDPSENGATPAPEDEGTEPDEPDAAGVTVEYLDYQALADQGWELTDADLFEKAADTDLDGDDYGTFVADPGTPLLEAAEEAGHAWPFACRGGACTNCAVAVIDGEMPMHSSHILPQEWIDRGIRLSCVSAPVSDEMQVVFNVKHLPGLEELLLPASRFDKARSSGD
- a CDS encoding sterol carrier protein encodes the protein MGFNGDVMLVIDDIPLAETTLGDLPDPVLADLPENIRAGVSDVSLEEAPERFGETLRPSLPANVQDLLYQIETKVHDGTIYAYVGLEEGQCTGTEVLDDPTEKDVGYVVKGPYQTWRRIVDGRPVTSAWLNGDLVIEGNKVRLLRHGSVLQVVGDVAADVETTHLFPGEAATPGELVLDEAVRQPIAVGLLAEQQASLVTNTLSPF
- the cobT gene encoding nicotinate mononucleotide-dependent phosphoribosyltransferase CobT, which gives rise to MTRFVLVAGGTATAEIEGISAAGADPALMAHTPSADAEIVLHGEPTAAPVVPVSPAGCPTPAVVTRAVRELLDFDAAVVDAGLSAPTGAETTALADGPGADIRTAEAVPDAGEIVERARNHGRTLAAETDDLWLAETIPGGTTTALGTLAALGEPATVSSSLPANPLDLKRRVVREGLDASSIDTGAHADAPVAAVRAMGDPTLAATLGLVQGAADAGATVTLAGGTQQATAALLARHAGVEHDLTVATTAFVAGDESADFRALAAAADADVRVSDPSFDGRDHPAMRAYADGEAKEGVGMGGALALAADAGVGTGAVHEQIRAVYDRLLAGTEREPTAGGER